A region from the Camelus ferus isolate YT-003-E chromosome 1, BCGSAC_Cfer_1.0, whole genome shotgun sequence genome encodes:
- the LOC102521365 gene encoding LOW QUALITY PROTEIN: olfactory receptor 5AC1-like (The sequence of the model RefSeq protein was modified relative to this genomic sequence to represent the inferred CDS: inserted 2 bases in 1 codon): protein MEANKTLVTEFVLTGLTDLPGLQVPLFLVFLSIYLTTMVGNLGMIFLIWKDPHLHTPMYVFLGSLAFADAFSSSSVTPRMLVNILDKSQMISLFECMAQYYFFGASATTECFLLVVMAYDRYVAIHQPLLYPVVMSTRLCTWLVSVSYVIGFLHPVIHVGLLFTLTFCRSNIIYHFYCEILPLFTISCTDPXLNALVLFIFATCIQAFTFMSIIVSYTGVLFAILKKKPKKGRSKAFSTCSAHLLSVSLFYGTLFFMYVRPGSGPDQYQDKVYSLFYTVIIPLLNPFIYSLRNKGVLGALRKVLKT, encoded by the exons ATGGAGGCAAACAAGACGCTGGTGACTGAGTTTGTTCTCACGGGACTTACAGATCTTCCAGGGCTGCAGGTTCCCCTGTTTCTGGTGTTCTTGAGCATCTACCTCACCACCATGGTGGGCAACCTTGGGatgatttttctcatctggaagGACCCCCATCTTCACACCCCCATGTACGTATTCCTGGGCAGTTTAGCCTTTGCAGATGCCTTTTCTTCATCCTCTGTGACCCCCAGGATGCTTGTCAACATCTTAGACAAGAGTCAAATGATATCCCTCTTTGAATGTATGGCCCAATACTATTTTTTTGGTGCCAGTGCAACCACAGAATGTTTCCTCCTGGTagtgatggcctatgaccgctatgtggccataCACCAGCCCTTGCTTTATCCAGTGGTGATGTCCACCAGACTCTGCACTTGGCTGGTGAGTGTGTCATATGTAATTGGTTTTCTGCATCCTGTGATTCATGTAGGATTGTTATTTACATTAACCTTCTGCAGATCCAATATAATATATCATTTCTACTGTGAAATCTTGCCACTTTTCACAATTTCATGCACTGACCC CCTTAATGCActggtgctttttatttttgccacttgTATACAGGCTTTTACTTTTATGTCCATTATAGTCTCTTATACTGGTGTCCTTTTTGCCATCCTGAAAAAGAAGCCCAAAAAGGGCAGGAGCAAAGCCTTCTCTACGTGCAGTGCCCACCTGCTCTCTGTTTCCTTGTTCTATGGCACTCTCTTCTTCATGTATGTGCGTCCTGGGTCTGGCCCAGATCAATACCAAGATAAAGTGTATTCACTATTCTACACAGTCATAATTCCCTTGCTAAACCCTTTTATTTATAGCCTAAGGAACAAGGGCGTTTTAGGTGCCCTGAGAAAAGTGctaaaaacataa
- the LOC116666574 gene encoding olfactory receptor 5AC1-like translates to MMEANKTLVTEFVLTRLSDLPGLQVPLFLVFLGIYLTTMMGNLGLIFLIWKDPHLHTPMYFFLGSLAFADACSSSSVTPKMLMNFLSKDHTISMVECIAQFYFFASSATTECFLLVLMAYDRYVAIRKPLLYPVVMSTRLCTWLISVSYVIGFLHPVIHVGLLLRLTFCRSNITHHFYCEILPLFTISCTDPSINALVVLISAIFIQAFTFMSIIVSYTCILFAILKKKFEKSRSKAFSTCGAHLLSVSLFYGTLFLTFVCPGCGADQYQNKMYSLFYTIIIPLLNPFIYSLRNKEVLGALRKMVKK, encoded by the coding sequence ATGATGGAGGCAAACAAGACGCTGGTGACTGAGTTTGTTCTCACAAGACTTTCAGATCTTCCAGGACTGCAGGTCCCACTGTTTCTGGTGTTCTTGGGCATCTACCTCACCACTATGATGGGCAACCTTGgactgatttttctcatctggaagGACCCCCACcttcacacccccatgtacttcttcctgggCAGTTTAGCCTTTGCAGATGCCTGTTCTTCATCCTCCGTGACCCCCAAGATGCTGATGAATTTTTTATCTAAGGATCACACAATATCCATGGTTGAATGCATcgctcaattttatttttttgcttccaGTGCAACTACAGAATGTTTCCTCCTTGTAttgatggcctatgaccgctatgtggccataCGCAAGCCCTTGCTTTATCCAGTGGTGATGTCCACCAGACTCTGCACTTGGTTGATAAGTGTGTCGTATGTAATTGGTTTTCTTCATCCTGTGATTCATGTAGGATTGTTACTTAGATTAACTTTCTGCAGATCCAATATAACCCATCATTTCTACTGTGAAATCTTGCCACTTTTCACAATTTCATGCACTGACCCATCTATTAATGCACTGGTAGTTCttatttctgccatttttatACAAGCTTTTACTTTTATGTCCATTATAGTTTCTTACACTTGTATTCTCTTTGCCATTctgaaaaagaagtttgaaaagagCAGGAGCAAAGCCTTTTCTACATGCGGTGCCCACCTGCTCTCTGTTTCCTTGTTCTACGGCACTCTCTTCCTCACTTTCGTGTGTCCTGGGTGTGGCGCAGATCAATAtcagaataaaatgtattcaCTGTTCTACACAATTATAATTCCCCTGCTAAACCCTTTTATTTATAGCCTAAGGAACAAGGAAGTTTTAGGTGCACTTAGAAAAatggtaaagaaataa